CTTGTACGCGAAGAAGGCCCCCCCGAGGAACAGGGGGAACCCTGTGGCGACGAAGGCCAGCGCGTACTTCTTCTCGTGGCGATGCAGTCCCGGTGCCACGAACGCCCAGAGCTGGTACAGCCAGACCGGCGCCGCGAAGATCACGCCGGCCATCAGGGAGACCTTCAGGGCCAGGGTGAACGGCGTCAGCAGACCGTTCAGCACGATGCGGGCGCACGTCCCGCTGCGCCGCACCGCCAGCTCGGACAGCGTCGACTTGCAACCAACGGCGTTGAGGATCGGGTTCGTGAAGAACTCGATGATGTTCTTGTAGAAGAAGGCGGCGACGATCGTCACGACGACGATGGCCAGCATGGCCTTCGCGAGCCGGTTGCGGAGCTCACGAAGGTGATCCGCAAGGGGCATCCGCCCCTCGGGATCCTTCTCCTGCTTGCGGGCAGACTTGGGCAACCCACGTCCTCATCTCGTGCGGCAGGCCGGAGGCGTCCGGCCCTGCATCAGGCCTTGGTGGTGTCCGTCGGCTCGGTGACGGGGCGCGAGCTGGTCACGTCGCCTGGGGCGGCCTGGATGGTGCGCTGGGCGGGGGGCTGCTCACCGTTGTTCGGCGGGCCGGCCGGCGTGGCCGTGCCGCTGCCCTCCTCCTTCATCGCCTTCGCCTCGCTCTTGAGGATGCGAGCGGACTTGCCGAGCGAGCGCGCCATGTCGGGAAGCTTCTTCGCGCCGAACAGCAGGATGACGACGACGAGGATGAGAATGATCTCGGGGGCGCCGAGCCTTCCGAACATAAGTCTTTACCTTCTCACCGAGGCGGCTGGGGGTGGGATGCTGTCCGACCGGTCGGACAGTTGTCCGATCGATCGTGCTGGCAGCGATCGTAACGCTCGGGGGTGAACGTGAGGCAATCCCCGTGCGTACTCCCGTCCGCGGCCCGGGCCTCGTTCTCCGGTCCGCGACCAGCAGCGTACCCGCCAGTGCGGCCCGGGTGACAGGCCGAAGTGACCCAAAACGCCTACGGCGCAGGACTCACACCCTTCGCACAGCGCCACTCACAGGGAATCCACAGCGCGTGCGGTGCTCACGGCGGCGCGCTCCAGGTCCTCCGCGGCCCGGTTGATACGGCGCGCAGAGTCACTGACCTGTCGACCCAGCCGTTGCGCCTCCAGGAACACCCGCACGGCGAACACCCCGAGCACCGCGAGACCCAGGAAACCCACAGCTACCGCGAACATCGGCCAGAACATGACGTCGAGCCTAGACCTTTCTAGGCGTGTGCAGCCGCAGGGTGCGCACACCGCCGCCGGTCAGCAGCTCGACGATCCGCTCCCCGGCCGGCTTGCGGACCGAGGCACCGCAGTCGGGGCAGGTGAAGGAGTAGAAGGTGTTGCGGCTGGTGGCGCCGATGGCGAGCCGCAGGGCGCTCGCGGTGAGCTCGAAGCTGTTCCGGCAGTCCGGGCAGCCCGCCCTGAACATCACCGCCGACACGCTTCTCATCCCCGCGAAGGCCGCTGCCACCGACATCCCCTGCACACCAGACACCGACGACTCGGTCAAAGCTCCTGCTCCCCTTCTCCTGGTCGTTCGCCTCCGGGGCGCCCGGCCGGTGCCGAAGCGGCAGCCGTGCTCACCCGTCGGACCCGCGCGCCCCCGGACACCGGCGCGTCCGGCGAGCTCACTCCCGCCGGTCGTACGGCTCCTGGTACGGCAGTCGCCCTTCGTCGTGGACCGCCCCCGCCCCGTCGTACGCCAGCAGCGCCTCGCGGGCCGCCTGGCGGGCACTGTCCGCCAGGTCGGGCGGCGACACGATCCGGCCGTCGCGCCCGAGCCGCAGGGCCAGGCGTCGCAGCGAGGCCGGATCGGGGGTCCGCAGAGTGATACGCAGCCCGCCGTGCGCAAGCTCATCCGCGCTGTCGTGCGGGTAGTACTCGGCGACCCAGCGACCGCCCGGACCGACCTCGATGACGACCTCCGGGTCCTCGGCGGCCGGCTGCACCAGCGCCTCGGAGAGGTCCCGCAGCTCCATCTCGGGCGGCGCGGACGGCTCGTCGAGGATCTTGATCTCGGCGACCCGGTCGAGCCGGAAGGTGCGGCGCGCCTCGGAGCGGCGGCACCACGCCTCCACATAGGTGTGCCCGACACTGACCAGGCGGATGGGGTCGATCTCCCGCTCGGTGACCTCGTCGCGGGCCGGCGAGTAGTAGCGGATCCACAGCCGGCGCCGTTCGGAGATGGCCCGGTCGACGTCCGCGAAGACCCCGCCCTCGGACTCGAACGTCACCGACAGGCGGGAGCTGGCGCCGGCCGCCTCGCCCGCCGCCGTCTCCACCTTGGCGGTGGCCCGCAGCAGCGCCTGCCGGTCGCCCTCGCGCAGGCCGGGCAGCGTGGCCACCGCGCGGGCGGCCACCAGCAGCGCGGTCGCCTCGTCGGCGGCCAGCCGCAGCGGCTCGGCGACGTCGTCGGGGTTGTGCCACCAGATGCGCTCGCCGTCGGTGTCGATGTCGAGCAGGTCGCCGCCCCGGAAGCTGGTGCCGCACATGGGCAGCACGTCGAGGTCGGAGACCAGCTCGTCCTCACTGATGCCGAAGGCGCGCGCGACGTCCTCCACCCGGGCCCCCGGGCGCTCCTTGAGATACGTCACCAGGGAGAGCATCCGTCGGGTCTGGTCGATGGCGTTCACGGGCCTGACCGGTTTGCCTGCCACTGCTTAGCTCCGCTCCCCCTCAGCCCTTGGCCACGGCACGCAGCCGGTCCACCACGTCCGCGCGCAGCTCGGCCGGCTCCAGCACCACCACGTCCGGCCCGAACTCCACCAGCCAGGCGTCCAGCCCGTGCCCGTACGGAATCTCCAACTCGTCCCAGCCGTCGCCGAGTTCCCGCACCGAGGTGGCCTTCGCCCGCAGGGGGTAGCCCGCGCCCGAGCGCAGCCGGATCAGCGCGGAGCGGTCGGCGGTCTCCCCCGCCCAGCTCGCGACCGTCTCACGCACGGTGACGACATCGGGGACCTCGGCGGTGAAGCGGCCGCCGCGGCTGCGGACCTTGCCGGTGATACGCGACAGCCTGAACACCCGCTCGGCGCCCCGGTCGCGGTCGAAACCGGCCAGGTACCAGTGGCCGCGCCAGCACTCCAGCGCCCACGGCTCCACGTGCCGGGGCTCGGGACGGGCGGCGTTGGCCTTGCGGTAGTCGAAGGCGACGGAACGGCGGTCGCGGCAGGCCAGCATCAGCGGCTCGAACGCGGCCTCGTGCACCGGGATGCGCGGCTCCAGGGCGCCGTGGGCCTCGTACGGGTCGAAGTCCTCGGGCAGGCCGGCCGCGCGCAGCTTCTGCAGGGCGCCGCTGGCCGCACCGGCGAGCCGGGCCTGCTGCCAGACCTTGGCCGCCAGGCCGAGTGCGGCGGCCTCCTCGGCGTCGAGGGTGACGGGGGGCAGCCGGTTGCTGTCGCGGCGGGCCAGGTAGCCGACCTCGCCGTCGAGGTTCTCCACCGTCTCGATGACCAGGCCGAGTTCGCGCAGATCGTCCTTGTCGCGCTCGAACATCCGGCTGAAGGCGTCCTCCGAGTTGGCCTCCAGATACGCCTCGATGGACTCACGCAGCTCGCGCTTGCTGAGCGGCCGCCGCGTCCCGAGCAGACACAGCGCCAGGTTCATCAGCCGCTCGGCCTTGGCAATGGCCATCGACGCCCTTCGCCTCCCTATGGTCCTTTACGACGATGACCGTACCGCCCCGAAGTGGCGCGGCAAAAGCCGAGGGCCCATGCCCGGGCAGGCATGGACCCCAGGTGATCGGGTCCGGTCGGTCGCCGCACGACGACCGGACCGTCAACCGATCCCTTACGACCGTGATCGAAAGCGTACGACGATCAGACGCCGAGCAGGTCGACGACGAAGATCAGCGTCTCGCCCGGCTTGATCGCCGGCGTCGGGCTCTGGTTGCCGTAGGCGAGGTGGGCGGGGATGGTCAGCTGACGACGGCCGCCGACCTTCATGCCCTGCACACCCTGGTCCCAGCCCTTGATGACGCGGCCGCCACCCAGGGGGAAACGGAACGGAGTACCGCGGTTCCAGCTGGCGTCGAACTCCTCACCGGTGCTGAAGGCCACGCCCACGTAGTGGACGGTGACGGTCTGGCCCGCCTGCGCAACGGCGCCGTCGCCCTCCCAGATGTCCTTGATCTCGAGGTCCGCCGGGGGCTCGCCGCCCGGGAAGTCGATCTCGGGCTTCTCGATGCTCACGTCTTTCAGCTCCTGCTTGTCGGAAAGGCAACAGTCACAGTCTTACACCTCGCGGACGCTACATCTTCGCGAGGATGTCGACGGAGAAGACCAGCACGGAGTCCTTCTTGATGCCGCTGTTGGGCGGCGGGTTGTCGCCGTAGCCCAGCTTCGGCGGCACAACGATCAGGACGCGGCTGCCGACCTTCTTGCCGGTCAGGCCCTGCGCCCAGCCCTTGACGACCTGCTGCAGCGAGAACGACGTCAGCGCCTTGCGGCCGTACGTCGAGTCGAACTCCTTGCCGCCGTCCCACAGCACGCCCTTGTACTGCACCAGGACACTGCTGTCGGCCTTGACCTCCTCGCCGTCGCCCTCGATGACGTAGTTGGCCACCAGCTTCGTCGGCGCGTCGCCCTTGGGCACATCGATCGAGGGCGCCTTGCCGTCGGTGTTGGTGCCGACCTTGGGCAGGCTCGCGTCGCTCTGCGCGACGTTCTTGCCCTTCGCCGAGCTCGACGCGTTGAACGTGTTCTGGATGTCGGCGACGAACACCAGCGTGTCGGTGCCCTTGATGCCCGCCTGCGAGTTGCCCGACGTGCCGTACCCCCAGGTCGGCGGCACGGAGAAGAGGACGCGACTGCCGACCTTCTTGCCCGCCAGCGCATAGCGCCAGCCGTCGATGATGCTGCCCTGCGCCAGCTGGATCAGCAGCGCCGTCTTGCGGTCGTAGGAGTTGTCGAAGACCTTCGCCGTGTCCCAGATCTGACCCAGGTAGTGGGCCTGGATGTAGTCGTTCTCCGCGACGGTCTTGCCGCTGCCCGCGATCAGCGTCTTCACCGCGAGCTGCTTCGACGGATCGCCGGTGCCCTTGGCCACGGTCGGCTTCTCGCCGAACTTCGTGCCCGCGGTGACCGCCGGCAGCGGACCGTCGACGATCTTCGGCGGCGGCGCGGCGGACGTGGCCGAGGCGGAGGGCGACGCACTGTCGCTGGCCTTGGCCGAGTCGGACTTGTTGTCGTCGCCGCACGCGGCGAGCGTGGCAAATCCTGCGGGGACGGCGATGAGCAGTGAGCGTCGGCGCACGGTGGGGGCCTCGTATCGGTCGATCTTGTGGACTGGCGTGCGCGCAACTCTACGGCGTGAGAAGGGCGCCGCACTGAAAACGTACGGCGCCCGCGTTGCGTTCCGGTCTTTCACCGGAACAGGTTGCTCACATAACTCACATTCCCGCGATCAGCTTCTCCACCCGGTCGTCGACCGACCGGAACGGGTCCTTGCACAACACCGTGCGCTGCGCCTGGTCGTTGAGCTTGAGATGGACCCAGTCGACCGTGAAGTCACGGCGCTGTTCCTGGGCCCTGCGGATGAAGTCGCCGCGCAGCCGGGCCCGAGTGGTCTGCGGGGGAACGGACTTGCCCTCGAAGATCTTCAAGTCGTTGCAGATACGGGCCGCTTGGCCCTTCTTCTCGAGCAGGTAGTACAGGCCACGACGGCGGTGGATGTCGTGGTAGGCGAGGTCTATCTGCGCGACCCGCGGGTGGGACATGGTCATGTTGTGCTTGGCCCGGTACCGCTCGATGAGCTTGTACTTCATCACCCAGTCGATCTCGGTGCCGATGCGGTCGAGGTCCTCGGCCTCGATCGCGTCCAGCGTGCGGCCCCACAGCTCCAGGACCTGCTCGACGGTGCCGGTGCGGATACCGCGGCGCTCGCAGAAGTCCACGGCCTTCTCGTAGTACTCGCGCTGCACCTCCAGCGCGGAGGCCTCCCGGCCGCTGGCCAGGCGCACCTTGCGCCGGCCGGTGATGTCGTGGCTGACCTCGCGGATCGCCCGGATCGGGTTCTCCAGGGTCAGGTCGCGCATCACGGTGCCCGCCTCGATCATGCGCAGCACCAGGTCGGTGGCCCCGACCTTCAGCAGCATGGTCGTCTCGGACATGTTCGAGTCGCCCACGATCACGTGCAGCCGGCGGTAGCGCTCGGCGTCCGCGTGCGGTTCGTCGCGGGTGTTGATGATGGGCCGGGAGCGGGTCGTCGCCGAGGAGACGCCCTCCCAGATGTGCTCGGCCCGCTGGCTGACGCAGTACACCGCACCGCGCGGCGTCTGCAGCACCTTGCCCGCCCCGCACAGGAGCTGGCGGGTGACCAGGAACGGAATGAGGATGTCCGCCAGCCGGGAGAACTCCCCGTGCCGGGCCACGAGATAGTTCTCGTGGCACCCGTAGGAGTTGCCCGCCGAGTCGGTGTTGTTCTTGAAGAGGTAGACGTCGCCCGCGATTCCCTCCTCGTGCAGGCGTCGTTCGGCGTCTACCAGAAGCCCTTCCAGAATGCGCTCGCCGGCCTTGTCGTGGGTGACCAGTTCGGTCACGTTGTCACATTCGGGTGTCGCGTATTCCGGATGTGAGCCCACGTCGAGATAGAGGCGGGCGCCGTTTCGCAGAAAGACATTGCTGCTGCGGCCCCATGACACGACACGGCGGAAGAGGTACCGCGCCACCTCGTCGGGAGACAGGCGGCGCTGTCCCCTGAACGTACATGTGACGCCGTACTCGTTCTCCAGCCCGAAAATGCGGCGGTCCATGACTGAACATTACGCCCGATCCCCTGAGCTGAAACGGGGTTCGACGGCACGGTTTGGATCATTTTCCGAACAAGCCGCAACTACCCGCGCCCCGCCGGGAGCTGCGAGGACCCGCCCGGTGGCCAGCAGGACCAGCAGCGACACACCCCCCGCCGCACCCGGGACGGCATACCCCCACATGGCCCCGCCCGCCTCGACGACCGGACCCGCCAGGCCCGTTCCGACCGACGCCCCGACCGTGAACGTCGTCACGATCCAGGAGAACGCCTCGGTGACCGTCCCCCTCGGCGCATGCCGGTCCACCAGTACGAACGCGCATGCGATGACCGGCGCCAGGAACAACCCGGCGACCACCGTGAGCAACACCATCGCCACGGCACCCGGCATCAGCATCAGCGGCAGGTAACACACCGCCAGAAGAGCGACCAGCACCTGCAGTCGCCGCGCCGGCTCCCCCGTCCACCGCCGCGCCCCGTACACCGTCCCGCCGATCAGCGCCCCCAGCCCGATCGCCGCCATGATCCAGCCGTACACCGCGTCCCCGCCGTGCTCGTCGGCGTACGGCACCGAGGCCACCGTGATCGAACCCAGCGCCATGCCGACGAACAGGAACGCCGCCAGCAGCGCCAGCAGCCCCCGCGAGCGCAGCGCGCCGAGCCAGTGCGCCTCACGCGGCGCCGACCGCCACGCGCGCGAAGGCGGCGACACCACCACCGACAGCGCCCCGAGAACCCCGATCACGTTCACCACGACCAGCGCCGCCCCGGCCGACCACAGCGACACGCACAGCGTCACCAGCAGCGGCCCGGCGGCGAACATCACCTCCTGCGCCACGGCGTCCATCGCGTACGCCGTGTGCACCTGCTCCTCCCGCCCCAGCACACTCGGCCACAGAGCCCGCAGACCGCCCTCCAGAGGCGGCGTGAACAGCCCGGCGGCCGCCACGCACGCGTAGGCCGGCGCGAGCGGATCGGTGCCCATGAGGGCGAAGCAGGCCATGGCGAGGGCCGAGGCGAGCGCGGCGGGCAACTGGACACGCGGCTGCCCGTGCAGGTCCACCAGCCGCCCGAGCACCGGCTGCCCCACCGCGTTGGCCACCCCGTACACCGCCGCCAGCCCACCGGCCAGGCTGTACGTGCCGCCCTCCGCGCGCACGAACAGCACGATCGCGATGGCCGCGGTGGCATTGGGCAGCCGGCCCACCAACGTGCCCGCCAACAGGCGCGCGGCATGCCGCGCCCTGAGGATCTCCAGGTATCCCGCGGCCATGCCCCGCCTCCAAGTTTTACGTATAACGTCGTCTCCCATACGTACCATGAGCGCTGTTCACCAGTCCACACGAAGGAGCAGGCCGACGGTGCCACGAGGCAGCACCCGCCCCACGAGCCGAGACGTCGCCCAGGCCGCCGGCGTCTCCCAGGCCGCCGTCTCCCTGGTCCTCGGCGACAAATGGCGCGGCCGGGTCTCCGCCGCCACCGCCGAACGCGTACGCGAAGCCGCCCGCGACCTCGGCTACCGACCCAACCTCGCCGCCCGCAACCTCCGCCTCGGCCGCACCCGCACCGTCCTCCTCGTCGTCCCCGCCCTCACCAACGAGTTCTTCGCCGGCGTCTACACCGGCGCCGCCCGCATCGCCGCCCGCCACGGCTTCGGCGTCGTCCTCTACCCCTCCCCCGCCGGCATCGGCCCCGCCCGCGACCCCTTCGCCTCCGCCCAGGCCGCCCTGGACGGCGTCATCGCCTCCTCCATGGCCGCCGACGCCCTCACCGAGATCCGCGGCGAACAACTCCCCCTGGTCATGCTCGACAGCGACCCCGACGGCAGCCTCGGCGCCGCCACCGTCAACCTCGACATCACCGACGGCGTCCGCCAGGTCGCCGAACATCTCCTCGCCCAGGGCCACCGCACCTTCCTGCACCTCGCCGCCGACGTGCCCTCCTGGACCTTCGAGGTACGCGCACGAGAACTCGCCGACCGCCTCGCCACGACCCCCGGCACATCCGTGCGCACGGCCCACTCCGCCCTCTCCATCGAGGCCGCACTCACCGCCACCACGACCGCCCTCGCCGAACCGGGCCCCCACCCCACCGCACTCGTCTGCGACGACGACAAACTCGCGGCCGGCGCCTACAAGGCCATCCGCCGCCTCGGCCTGCGCATCCCCGACGACATCTCCGTCACCGGCCTCGACGACCTCGCCCTCGCCACCGCCCTCGAACCCGAACTGACCACCGTCCGCCTGGACGCCGAGACCGTCGGCGAACGCGGCATGCAAGCCCTCCTGGCCGTCCTCGACGGCCACACACCGGACGCGGGCGACATCCCCGTCGAACTGGTCGTACGAGGCTCCACAGCGCCCCCAGGCGCCTCCTGAACGCCGTGTGCCCCGGCCGCACAAGCGGCCGGGGCACACAAAGGACTGAGCAGGACCGGACTACTCCTCGTCCGGACCCTCACCCTCGGTGCTGCTCTCCGCCTCGGTCGACGCCCCGTCGACCTCCAGAAGCCGGGCCAGCTGACGGCCCACGATCCGCTTGAACTTACGCGCCTGCGGACGCGTACGGTCCAGCACCGCGACCTCCAGACGCTCCGCGGGAATCTCCCGCTGCGTACCGTTCGACTCACGGGACAGAGCCTGCACGGCCAGCTTGAGCCCCTCCGCGAGGGTCATGCCCTCCCGGTGCTGCTGATCCAGATAATTGCTGATCAACTCGGCGTTGCCACCCACCGCGACCGAACCGTGCTCGTCCACGATCGAACCGTCGTGCGGCAGCCGGTAGATCTGATCACCCTCCGGCGTCTCACCCACCTCCGCCACGACCAGCTCCACCTCGTACGGCTTCTCGCCCGCCGAGGAGAAGATCGTGCCCAGCGTCTGCGCGTAGACGTTCGCCAGACCGCGCGCGGTCACGTCGGCCCGGTCATAGGTGTAACCACGCAGGTCGGCGTAGCGCACACCACCGATCCGCAGATTCTCGTACTCGTTGTACTTACCGGCGGCCGCGAAGCCGATCCGGTCGTAGATCTCACTGAACTTGTGCAGCGCACGGGACGGGTTCTCACCGACGAAGACAATGCCGTCGGCGTACTGGAGCACGACCAGACTGCGGCCGCGCGCGATGCCCTTGCGGGCGTACTCCGCCCGGTCGGCCATGGCCTGCTGGGGGGAGACATAGAACGGCGTCGACACCGGTTATCCGTCCCTTTCTGTCGAGGTCAACTGGATCACCTTGATAAGACCGGCCGCCGCTACAGCAGCGCGGCCCGCGGACCGTCGGGCTGCTCCAGCCGCCGCGCCAGGATCGAGCGGGCGATCTCGGAGGACTCGTCCTCGGTGAGCCGGCGGAAACCGTCCTCGGTGATCACGGTGACGATCGGATAGATCCGGCGGGCGACATCGGGACCACCGGTCGCCGAGTCGTCGTCTGCCGCGTCGTACAGGGCCTGCACCACCAGCGTGGTGGCCTGCTCCTCGGTCAGATCCTCACGGAAGAGCTTCTTCATGGCACCGCGCGCGAAGATCGAACCGGAGCCCGTGGCCGCGAAGCCGTGCTCCTCGCTGCGGCCGCCCGTGACGTCGTAGGAGAAGATCCGGCCCTTCTCCCGGTCCACGTCGTAACCGGCGAACAGGGGCACCACGGCCAGACCCTGCATCGCCATGCCCAGGTTGGAGCGGATCATGGTCGACAGGCGGTTCGCCTTGCCCTCCAGCGACAGCTGGGCGCCCTCGACCTTCTCGAAGTGCTCCAGCTCCAGCTGGAACAGCTTCACCATCTCCACGGCGAGACCGGCGGTGCCGGCGATGCCCACCGCCGAGTACTCGTCGGCGGGGAAAACCTTCTCGATGTCGCGCTGGGCGATCACATTGCCCATGGTGGCCCGACGGTCACCGGCCAGCACGACACCGCCCGGGAACGTCACGGCCACGATCGTGGTGCCGTGCGGCGCCTCGATCACGCCCTGGGTGGGCGGCAGTTGACGGTTGCCGGGCAGCATCTCGGGCTGGTGCTCCGACAGGAAGTCCATGAAGGACGAGGACCCAGGCGTCAGGAAGGCAGCTGGTAGACGCCCGGTGCTACGAGTGTTGGCTTCCACGCGATTCCTTCCAAGTAAGCGGCGGCCCGGCGGACGGCGTCGGGATCGTCACCCAACTTGCCGATGGCCGAATTGCAGTTGAAGCACAGTACGCCTCGGACCTTACCCGTCTTGTGGCAGTGATCCACATGAACGGCTGGCGCCTTCAGGCAGATCACGCGCAACCCCATCTGACCGGCGACCATCTCGTCACGGTCAGCTTCGGTGAGGCCATACTGGCGCTTGAGATGCCGCGCTCGGCCTTCGACCGCTCGGCACGCCTTGCAACGCGTGGACAGCCCGTCCGAGGCCGTCGCGTTGCGGTGCCACTCGCTCCACGGCTTGACCTCACCGCACTTCAGACAAAACTTGTGCCCTTCCGGGACCTCCATCTTGGGGCGCACCTTCCGCCCCAAGTTCTGTTGACGCGTCCGGTGATAGTCCGCTGCGCAGTCTCGACAGCGTCGCTGCCGGCCATCCAGGTTGGACCGTCTGCGAGCGAACGCCGCGAGCGGCTTGGTCTCACCGCACCGCACGCAGCACTTCCCGCCTTCTTCGATTGCCAAGTCCCCAGGCCTCCGCAGCCTTCGATCTGAAGGCTACTCGCCACCTTTCTGAACGAATGACCGAACGAAATCCTCGGCGTTCTCTTCCAAGACATCATCGATTTCGTCCAGAACCGAGTCGACGTCGTCGCTCAGCTTCTCGTGTCGTTCCTTCAGGTCCTCCGAGCCCTGTGCTTCGGTCGTCTGCTCCTCGGCCTGTTCGGTCGAGTGCGTCGCCTTCTGCTGGCCGCCGCCGGTGTCCTTGGTTGCCATGACCCTCACCCCGCTCAGTTCGCCCGACATGGTCGACAGGTCGGCATTCCTGCCGATCGGTGATGATCAGACCCTACAAGCCGGGTCTGACAATGGCCCTGCGTTTCTCCAACGTACGAGGACCACCTCGATGATTCCCGGACGGCGGACTTTCCACCCTGCCCGGCGGAGGCCGCCCGGGTACCCGGTCAGCCGCCCGATAGCACCCTGACCAGGTCTTCCGCGGTGCGGCAGCGGTCGAGGAGCTCCTTGACGTGATTTCGCGTTCCGCGAAGCGGTTCGAGGGTTGGAACACGCTGGAGCGAGTCCCGGCCCGGGAGGTCGAAGATCACGGAGTCCCAGGAGGCCGCGGCGACGTCGTCGGCGTACTGCTCCAGGCAGCGTCCGCGGAAGTAGGCGCGGGTGTCCTCCGGCGGCTTCGTGCGGGCCCGCTCGACCTCGCTCTCGTCCAGGAGTCGCTTCATGCGGCCGCGGGCCCCCAGGCGGTTGTAGAGGCCCTTCTCGGCCCGTACGTCCGCGTACTGGAGGTCGAGGAGGTGGAGCTTGGCGGCGTCCCAGTCGAGGCCGTCGCGGCGCCGGTAGCCCTCCATGAGCTCGCGCTTGGCGACCCAGTCCAGCTCGCCGGCCAGGCTCATGGGGTCGTGTTCCAGGCGGTTGAGGGTGTCCTCCCAGCGGGAGAGGACGTCCTTGGTCTGCTCGTCCGCGTCGGCGCCGTAGCGTTCCTCGACGTACTTGCGGGAGAGCTCGTAGTACTCCATCTGGAGCTGGACCGCGGTGAGCGTGCGGCCGCTGCGGAGGGTGACCAGGCGCTTGAGGGTCGGGTCGTGGGAGACCTGGTGGAGGGTGCGGACGGGCTGGTCCACGGCCAGGTCGACGGCGATGAAACCGTCCTCGATCATGGACAGGACCAGGGCGGTCGTGCCGAGCTTGAGGTAGGTGGAGATCTCGGAGAGGTTCGCGTCGCCGATGATGACGTGCAGGCGGCGGTACTTCTCGGCGTCGGCGTGCGGTTCGTCGCGGGTGTTGATGATGGGGCGCTTGAGGGTGGTCTCCAGGCCGACCTCGACCTCGAAGTAGTCCGCGCGCTGGCTGAGCTGGAAGCCGTGTTCGTGGCCGTCCTGGCCGATTCCGACGCGGCCGGCGCCGGTGACGACCTGGCGGGAGACGAAGAAGGGCGTGAGGTGGCGCACGATGTCCGAGAACGGGGTTTCCCGCTTCATCAGGTAGTTCTCGTGTGTGCCGTAGGAGGCGCCCTTGTTGTCGGTGTTGTTCTTGTAGAGGTGGATCGGCTGCGCCCCGGGCAGCTGGGCCGCGCGTTCGGCGGCCTCGGCCATGATCCGCTCGCCGGCCTTGTCCCAGAGGACGGCGTCGCGGGGGTTGGTGACCTCGGGTGCGCTGTATTCGGGGTGTGCGTGGTCGACGTAGAGCCGTGCGCCGTTGGTGAGGATCACGTTGGCGAGGCCGATGTCCTCGTCGGTGAGCTGGCTGGCGTCGGCGGCCTCTCGTGCGAGGTCGAAGCCGCGCGCGTCCCGCAGCGGGTTCTCCTCCTCGAAGTCCCAGCGGGCCCGGCGGGCCCGGTGCATCGCCGCCGCGTAGGCGTTGACGATCTGGGACGAGGTGAGCATGGCATTGGCGTTGGGGTGGCCGGGGACGGAGATGCCGTACTCCGTCTCGATGCCCATTACTCGCCGTACGGTCATGCGGCCCTCCTTGCCCGGCGGCGCCCTCGGTCGGGGACGCCGCTCAAGTACCGCTGGCGCTCCGGTGCGTGTGCGGTGCCCGTCCCCGCACTGCGCGACTCGGCGGTACCGAAGAGCCTAGAACGGCTTTGCGCTGGTGGGGAGATCATTTGCGTCATTGCCTTGCTCGCCTTGGTTCCGGTTGGTTGCCTGAAAAACAGTCGGCTGCGGGTACCCCGGTGAGGGCACCCGCAGCCGCCCTGTCTTTACAGGTACTGACCGGTGTTCGCCACCGTGTCGATGGAGCGTCCGGTGTCGGCGCCCTGCTTTCCGGTGATGAGGGTACGGATGTAGACGATCCGTTCGCCCTTCTTTCCGGAGATTCGGGCCCAGTCGTCCGGGTTGGTGGTGTTGGGCAGGTCCTCGTTCTCCTTGAACTCGTCCACGCATGCCTGGAGGAGGTGGGAGACGCGCAGGCCCTTCTGGT
Above is a genomic segment from Streptomyces sp. SLBN-31 containing:
- the tatA gene encoding Sec-independent protein translocase subunit TatA, which codes for MFGRLGAPEIILILVVVILLFGAKKLPDMARSLGKSARILKSEAKAMKEEGSGTATPAGPPNNGEQPPAQRTIQAAPGDVTSSRPVTEPTDTTKA
- a CDS encoding FKBP-type peptidyl-prolyl cis-trans isomerase, which codes for MSIEKPEIDFPGGEPPADLEIKDIWEGDGAVAQAGQTVTVHYVGVAFSTGEEFDASWNRGTPFRFPLGGGRVIKGWDQGVQGMKVGGRRQLTIPAHLAYGNQSPTPAIKPGETLIFVVDLLGV
- the pafA gene encoding Pup--protein ligase; its protein translation is MDRRIFGLENEYGVTCTFRGQRRLSPDEVARYLFRRVVSWGRSSNVFLRNGARLYLDVGSHPEYATPECDNVTELVTHDKAGERILEGLLVDAERRLHEEGIAGDVYLFKNNTDSAGNSYGCHENYLVARHGEFSRLADILIPFLVTRQLLCGAGKVLQTPRGAVYCVSQRAEHIWEGVSSATTRSRPIINTRDEPHADAERYRRLHVIVGDSNMSETTMLLKVGATDLVLRMIEAGTVMRDLTLENPIRAIREVSHDITGRRKVRLASGREASALEVQREYYEKAVDFCERRGIRTGTVEQVLELWGRTLDAIEAEDLDRIGTEIDWVMKYKLIERYRAKHNMTMSHPRVAQIDLAYHDIHRRRGLYYLLEKKGQAARICNDLKIFEGKSVPPQTTRARLRGDFIRRAQEQRRDFTVDWVHLKLNDQAQRTVLCKDPFRSVDDRVEKLIAGM
- a CDS encoding YafY family protein produces the protein MAIAKAERLMNLALCLLGTRRPLSKRELRESIEAYLEANSEDAFSRMFERDKDDLRELGLVIETVENLDGEVGYLARRDSNRLPPVTLDAEEAAALGLAAKVWQQARLAGAASGALQKLRAAGLPEDFDPYEAHGALEPRIPVHEAAFEPLMLACRDRRSVAFDYRKANAARPEPRHVEPWALECWRGHWYLAGFDRDRGAERVFRLSRITGKVRSRGGRFTAEVPDVVTVRETVASWAGETADRSALIRLRSGAGYPLRAKATSVRELGDGWDELEIPYGHGLDAWLVEFGPDVVVLEPAELRADVVDRLRAVAKG
- a CDS encoding YafY family protein gives rise to the protein MAGKPVRPVNAIDQTRRMLSLVTYLKERPGARVEDVARAFGISEDELVSDLDVLPMCGTSFRGGDLLDIDTDGERIWWHNPDDVAEPLRLAADEATALLVAARAVATLPGLREGDRQALLRATAKVETAAGEAAGASSRLSVTFESEGGVFADVDRAISERRRLWIRYYSPARDEVTEREIDPIRLVSVGHTYVEAWCRRSEARRTFRLDRVAEIKILDEPSAPPEMELRDLSEALVQPAAEDPEVVIEVGPGGRWVAEYYPHDSADELAHGGLRITLRTPDPASLRRLALRLGRDGRIVSPPDLADSARQAAREALLAYDGAGAVHDEGRLPYQEPYDRRE
- a CDS encoding FKBP-type peptidyl-prolyl cis-trans isomerase, which produces MRRRSLLIAVPAGFATLAACGDDNKSDSAKASDSASPSASATSAAPPPKIVDGPLPAVTAGTKFGEKPTVAKGTGDPSKQLAVKTLIAGSGKTVAENDYIQAHYLGQIWDTAKVFDNSYDRKTALLIQLAQGSIIDGWRYALAGKKVGSRVLFSVPPTWGYGTSGNSQAGIKGTDTLVFVADIQNTFNASSSAKGKNVAQSDASLPKVGTNTDGKAPSIDVPKGDAPTKLVANYVIEGDGEEVKADSSVLVQYKGVLWDGGKEFDSTYGRKALTSFSLQQVVKGWAQGLTGKKVGSRVLIVVPPKLGYGDNPPPNSGIKKDSVLVFSVDILAKM